The genomic region TCTAAAATTTCACCGGTTCGAGCGTTTAAGGCAGGAAAAGTACTAATGACTCCTGATGCACAACCATTAATCACCATTTTCGGATTATTAATTAAAAACATAGGTGCAATCATTACAGGAATATCTACGGAATCCCTCAATTCTTTTACAGTCTGATTAACCATTTCAATCACCTTTCTATATATAAGTTATTTCTCTTTCACACCGAATTGACTTAAGATTTGCTTTGTATGCTCTCCATGCTCAGGCGCTTGCGATCGAATTTTACCTGGTGTTTCAGATAGCTTTATCGGTATACCTGGCTGCTGAAGCGAGTTCGTTTGCTGAGGAATATTTTGAAGCATTTGCCGGGCTGAAACCTGCGGGCTGGCAATTACTTCATGAAGGGTATGAACGGGACTGACACAGGCATCCTTATCAGCAAACGCTTCCAGCCAATCCTTTAATGTCTTCCGGCGTATAACCTTCTGAATTTCATACTTCATGACATCCTGCTGATCAATCGGTTCTCCAAGCTTAGGGATAAATTCTTCTTTTCCTATCGTTTTACAGAAGTTTGACCAGAACTTAGGTTCCAGAGCACCGACGGATAACCAGCGATCGTCCTTTGTTTGATACACTTCATAACATGCAAGGCCGCCACTTAAAGTCTGCTTGCCCCTTTCCGGCTCGATATGGTTCGTTAAGTATCCGGGAAGCAGTATTTGCAGCCAGGAAAGCACTCCATCTAACATAGAGATATCAACAAATTGCCCTCTTCCTGACTTTCCTCTTTCAATTAAAGCAAGTAATATGCCAATTGCTGCAGGCAGTGCACCCCCACCAATATCCGCGATTTGAGCTGCAGGTACGACGGGTTTTCCGTCTCGCTCACCCATTAAATTCAATAAACCGGCATAGCTTATATAATTAATATCATGACCGGGCTTATCCTTATAAGGCCCTGTTTGCCCAAAACCTGTAATGGAACAGTATATTAATCCCGGGTTAATATCCCTTAATATTTGATAATCCAGACCCAGTTTTTCCATGACACCGGGTCGAAAGGACTCCACAACTATATCCGCCTCTTCCACTAAGCGTAGAAAGTATTGTTTTTCTTCATGACTTTTTAAATTTAAACAAATGCTTTTTTTATTTCTGTTCAGAGAATGAAAAAAGGCGCTCTTCTCATCGGTTTTTGGCTCGTAGGCTCTGGCATAATCCCCCATCATTGGGTCCTCAACCTTTATGACTTCAGCGCCAAAATCGGCTAACAGCATCGTACAGTATGGACCCGGTAATAATCGTGTTAAGTCCAGAACACGAATCGATTTTAATGGCACGATCTGTCCCCCTTACTCTCATTTCCTATGTCCGCGTGAACACCTAAGCACTTCCTCGCCCTGCTAAGCCCCCGCATTCTTCTTCGCTTTACTGTTCATCCAGTCTTTCTATAATGGTGGCATTTGCCATCCCATGACCTTCACACATCGTCTGCAGCCCATATTGACCGCCTGTTCTTTCCAATTCATGCAATAACGTAATCATCAAGCGTCCTCCACTGGCCCCTAAAGGATGGCCTAAAGCAATGGCGCCTCCATTCACATTTAATCTGTTCGGATCTGCTCCGGTTTCACTGAGCCACGCCAATGGAACAGAAGCAAAGGCCTCATTCACCTCAAATAAATCAATATCATGAATCGATAGTCCTGCTTTTTTCAGTACCTTTTCCGTTGCGGGGACGGGTCCTGTTAACATAAGGGTCGGATCAGAACCGGTTACGGATCTGGCAACGACACGAAAGCGGGGTTTTAACCCTAGTTCCTCCGCTTTTTCCCTGGACATCATAAGAATTGCATTTGCCCCGTCACTTATCTGACTGGAATTCCCTGCTGTTATATTCCCATCTTCTTTAAAGGATGGTTTTAAAGAACTCAGCTTCTCCAAACTTGTATCCTCTCTCGGACCTTCATCATCTGTCATAGGTGCAGAAGTTCCATCCGGGAGTTTTACTTCTAATGGCATAATTTCCTTATCAAACCGCCCTTCTTTTCTCGCCTGTATGGCCTTTCGGTGACTGTACAGAGAAAATTCATCGAGCTCACTACGGCTAAAATTCCATTTATCTGCAATCCGATCAGCAGATAGGCCCTGATGAATCATTTCATACCTGGAAGTTAATGCCTCACTGAAGTCAGCGTCCAGACGATTCGAGCCTATAGGAACCCGTGACATACTTTCCACACCACCTGCCACAACGATATCCATATCTCCACTTAAAATAGCCTGTGCAGCAAAATGTACGGCTTGCTGGCTGGAACCGCACTGACGATCAATGGTTGTACCTGGAACCTCTACGGGATAGTCAGCCATTAAAGCAGATATTCTGGCTATATCCAGCGCCTGTTCGCCGACCTGGGATACACAGCCTAAGATCACGTCATCTATCCATTCGGCGGAAATCCCAGCCCTTTTCACCACTTCCTTAAGCGGTTTGGCAGCCAGTTCATCAGCCCGAATCCCGCTTAACAGTCCGTTACGTTTACCCACAGGTGTTCTTACAGCTTCTACAATCACCACTTCTCTCATAAGCATTCTCCCCTCTCTTTGTAATCCCTTTCATTTTTCTGAATAGTTATGCCTTTGATGAAACCTTTGTCAGGATACGAAGCAAATAATCACTGATAAGATCAGCTATTTCTGTTTTACTTTTTAGTCCCTCAAAGGAGTACCACTCAATAACCGAATTCAAAGCTCCCAGAATTAGATTGCGAACAATTTTCACATTTACATCTTGAAAGACTCCTGCCTCAATACCATTCTGAATAAGCTGGTCAATATAACGACTGTATTGATCACGCAGGGACAAAATTTCATTTAACTGCTCACCGGAAAATAACTGTTCAGGCTTGGCGCCAATTTCAAAACCAGTACGCTCTTTAAGCAAATATTCAACATGAAGCGTTAAGACTTTATGCAATTTTTCCTGTAAGTCACTGTTTTCCGCTATAATGGTTTCTATATTATGTATACTTTGCTCCAAAAGCATTTTCTGGCTCTGGTAAAGCAGGTCCTGCTTATCCTTAAAGTAGTAATATACAGATCCTTTTGTCATCAGCAGCTTTGAAGCAATCTCCTCCATTGTTGTCGCATGAAAGCCTCTTTCACCAATGATGCTCACGGCTGACTGAATAATCTCTTTCTTCTTCTTTGCCGCTTTTCGTTCACGTAATGACATCATGCTCACTTCCCTGAAAAGTCAAATAATTTCGTTAATTCGATTCTATATGTTCATTTTTTGACTGTCAAGTTAATTTTCTAAAAATTAACTCACCTTTTAGTAATTATACAACTGATTGTAAACCGGACTGTATTGCTTTTCAGAGAGCTAATTTTCACATCTTGTCCTTTCTGTCATTTCACTGTAAAATATAAGAAGGAATATGTAAGGGGGACGAAAAGAATGGCAAAAGCGAAGAAGAAAAAGAATACTCAAAATACAGCTGTTCAAACGAAACCGAAAAAGTCAAAAAGAGAAAAGCGTATGAAAGTCGTTATATATTTAATGGTTATTGCCATGCTTTTAAGCTCATTGCTTGCCGGTGCAGGAATGTGGTTAACCTAAGTACTCCGAAAAAAACAAGCCCTTAACGTTTTCACTAAAAACGATAAGGGCTTTTGTTTATTTCAAAATGTGTTTTGTATGTTTTTTAATAATCAGGTATTGTTCAATTTCGTTTAACAAGGTAAATAAACTGGCGCGAACTTCGAATTCTTCTCTTGTTTTTGGCAGCTCTGTATGTCTGAACGTTTCACGTAATTTCTTCAATCTATCTAAATAAATATGCGCCGTGTTCCCAGGGTGAATACCCTCTGCTAAATCATCAAAGAAACCAGCCATTTCTTTTGCCTGATCATTTACACTGGAAATCCGGCTAATCAGCGGCAGCATTCTTTCCAATACCTCGAATTGCTTAGAGCGCATACGAAAGTAATAATGATACGTATGATGGCTTCGTAATAAATGATTTTCAACATCCTGGTAGGCTAAAGTACTCGCCTTCTCAAGATCATTGGCAGCTTCATTAAACTCTCTCCCTGTCCAGCTTTCATCACCTGTTTCTAAAAACCTGGCAATTTCTTTTAAAATGATTCTAAAATTTTCTTCCACTCTTTGTTGCATATTCTTTAAATTATCTTCAAGAGATGGCATATATAAATTCAGGATTAATGCCGTTCCAATTCCCACAGTTATTAAGACAACTTCATTCCAGATCAAATCTAAGGTAATGGAATTAGAACCATATAAATGCAAAATAATAACTGAACTCGTTACAATACCTTCAGTAATTTTTAATTTGACTGTAGCAGGTATAAATAATAACAGCAAAATTCCAATAGCCATTGGATGATAGCCAATAAGTAGTTCAAAGACAGCAAAACTGAATCCCATGGCTAACAAACAGGCCGCATAACGATGCCAGGAAGCCAGCACAGAGCGTTTTCTTGTCACTTTAATACATAAAATAACCAATATACCCGCAGAAATATAGTTTTCTAATTGAAGGAATTGTGCGATGAAGATAGCAATCGGTGTACCAATAGCTGTTTTTAATGTTCGGTAGCCAATTTTCACTGCAAAGTTGACCCCTTCTGTTTATATTTTCTTACTTATTATTTGGTATCTATATGCCGTTTACTCCTCAACAAAAGAAAAAGGGATGGCTGTTAACCATCACCTTTATACTTCTTCACAATATTCATCAAACAGGTTCTGCAGCTGGTTGACAACTTCATGAGGCTCTGAAGATTCAATTTCATGACGCTCGACCATTTTTAATATCTTTCCATCTTTAAGTAATGCAAAGGATGGAGAAGATGGTTCATATCCTTCAAAGTACTCTCGCGCTCTGGATGTGGCTTCCCGGTCCTGTCCGGCAAATACTGTATACAGGTGCTCCGGCCGCTTATCATAATGAACAGCGTTTGCTGCTGCCGGACGGGCTACTCCTCCTGCACAGCCACATGTTGAATTTACCATAACCAATGATGTACCATTATGTTTCATTGCTGCGTCAACTTCTTGAGGGGTCTTCAATTCTTCATACCCCACAGATGTTACTTCTTCTCTGGCTTTATCTACAATGTCCTGCATAAATAAATTAAAATCCATAAGTATTCATCTCCTTCCAGATGATCTAAGTATACCAATATCATACCAACATTGGATAATACTTTCAAATAAAATAAAAGGGCAGATTCCAAAGTTAGAATCTGCCCTAAATTCATGATTAAGATAACTGGCTGGTTTGATGGTTTTGTGTCTGGTTCTGACTTTGGCCGCCCATTCCAGTCATTTTCTGAGCCATTTTACCTACGCCATTACCTTGACGCATACTGTAATAAGCAGCAGCACCAATTCCAACGGATGCAAGGATTGGTAACCAATTTCTTCTTTGCTGATTGGCCATCCTATCAACCTCCTTCATCCCTTTAGAATTCCCAGTGAGTTAGAAAACATTTGAAGATAATTTTGTTAATTTCTCTTGTTTATAGAAGGCTATATGAACATTTGTTAATAAACAGAAGTGCTATCCGATGACATATTTTCCAGAATTTCTTTCAACCGCTTTAAGAAGTTTCCACAGACCAGACCATCTAAAATACGGTGATCAAGGGATAAACAAAGATTTACCATATGTCTGGCAGCAAACATTCCATTGATAATCACGGGCTTCTCAACAATGGATTCAACCTGTAATATGGCTGCTTGAGGATGATTGATAACTCCCATGGACTGTACTGATCCAAACGAACCGGTATTATTAACTGTAAATGTTCCCCCTTGCATATCATCCTGAGTCAGCTTTCCGCTCCTGGCCTTAGAAGCAAGGGTGTGGATATCTTTGGCAATGCCTTTAATACTTTTCTCATCTGCATTTTTAATAACAGGTACAAACAATTCCTGATCCTTTGCTACAGCAATGGAAAGATGAATGTCCTTTCGCTGAATAATTTTATCTCCAGCCCAAGTACTGTTTAATTGCGGATATTCCTTAAGCGCCTGTGCAACAGCTTTTACAAAAAAGGCAAAGTAAGTAAGACTGAAGCCTTCCTTCTGTTTAAACTCACTTTTCTGTTCATCTCTTGCCTTTACTAAGTCTGTTACATCAGCCTCTACCATCATCCATGCATGTGGAATCTCCTGCTTAGACCTGACCATGTTTTGGGCAATGGCTTTACGCACCCCAGTTACAGGTATTTCGATATCCCCGTCTCCTGCTGTAACAGAATCAGCAGGAGATACCGTCTGTTTTTCGGTATCCTTAACAGGCTCTGAGACATCTCCTTTTGGCTTTTTCGAACCCTTCTGGGAGTCTGGTTTAGGTATGTCACCTGTTTGTATGATCTTTTCTAAATCTTTTCGTGTAATACGTCCTCCACGACCAGATCCTTCAACATGATTCAAATCAATATCATGCTCCTGTGCTAAGCGAAGAACAGCTGGAGAATAGCGTTTTTTCATTGGCTTTTCCTCAGAATGATCCTCAGCTTCCTCTGTTTGTGGTGCTTCAGTTTCTTCTGCTTGCGTTTCAGTAGTTTCTGAACTTTCTTCCGTTTCTATATAACACATTAAGTCCCCAACAGAAATCGTATCCCCTTCTGTTGCAACAAGTTCCTTTATTTTCCCTGTAAAGGATGATGGTACTTCCGCATTCACTTTATCCGTCATAACCTCAGCTATCGGATCATATTTATTCACCTGGTCCCCTTCACTCACAAGCCAGGTACTGATTGTCCCCTCAGTTACACTTTCTCCAAGCTGAGGCATGTGAATTTTTTCCGTTGCCATTTTATCCCTCCTTTTTTACCTAAAATTCTGCTAGTTCCCGCATGGCTTTTTCGGTTTTTTCCGGATTGATCATAAAATACTTCTCCATTGGAGGCGCAAAAGGCATCGCAGGTACATCTGGTCCTGCCAGTCGTTGTACGGGGGCATCTAGATCAAACAAGCAGTTTTCCGAAATGATGGCTGAAACTTCACTTAGTATACTGCCTTCTTTGTTATCTTCAGTGACGAGCAGCACTTTACCCGTTTTCCTCGCTGCTTCAATAATCGATTCTTTATCAAGAGGATAAACTGTCCTTAAATCTAATATATGAGGGGAGATCCCCTCTTCCTCTAACTTTTCAGCCGCCTGAAGAGCAAAATGCACACCGAGGCCATATGTAATAACGGTAATGTCGGTTCCCTCGCGTTTAACATCTGCTTTTCCAATAGGTAATACATAATCGTCCTCAGGTACATCCCCTTTTAATAGTCGATAAGCACGCTTATGTTCAAAAAATAAAACAGGATCCTCATCCCTTATAGCTGCTTTCAGTAGTCCTTTTGCATCATACGGGGTGGATGG from Virgibacillus sp. MSP4-1 harbors:
- a CDS encoding alpha-ketoacid dehydrogenase subunit beta yields the protein MPVISYIQAVTQAMQEEMRRNEKVFVLGEDVGKKGGVFRATDGLYDEFGEERVIDTPLAESAIAGVGIGAAMYGMRPVAEMQFADFIMPAVNQIISEAAKIRYRSNNDWDCPITIRAPYGGGVHGALYHSQSVEAVFANQPGLKIVIPSTPYDAKGLLKAAIRDEDPVLFFEHKRAYRLLKGDVPEDDYVLPIGKADVKREGTDITVITYGLGVHFALQAAEKLEEEGISPHILDLRTVYPLDKESIIEAARKTGKVLLVTEDNKEGSILSEVSAIISENCLFDLDAPVQRLAGPDVPAMPFAPPMEKYFMINPEKTEKAMRELAEF
- a CDS encoding TetR/AcrR family transcriptional regulator; the encoded protein is MSLRERKAAKKKKEIIQSAVSIIGERGFHATTMEEIASKLLMTKGSVYYYFKDKQDLLYQSQKMLLEQSIHNIETIIAENSDLQEKLHKVLTLHVEYLLKERTGFEIGAKPEQLFSGEQLNEILSLRDQYSRYIDQLIQNGIEAGVFQDVNVKIVRNLILGALNSVIEWYSFEGLKSKTEIADLISDYLLRILTKVSSKA
- the prli42 gene encoding stressosome-associated protein Prli42, which gives rise to MAKAKKKKNTQNTAVQTKPKKSKREKRMKVVIYLMVIAMLLSSLLAGAGMWLT
- a CDS encoding CaiB/BaiF CoA-transferase family protein, encoding MPLKSIRVLDLTRLLPGPYCTMLLADFGAEVIKVEDPMMGDYARAYEPKTDEKSAFFHSLNRNKKSICLNLKSHEEKQYFLRLVEEADIVVESFRPGVMEKLGLDYQILRDINPGLIYCSITGFGQTGPYKDKPGHDINYISYAGLLNLMGERDGKPVVPAAQIADIGGGALPAAIGILLALIERGKSGRGQFVDISMLDGVLSWLQILLPGYLTNHIEPERGKQTLSGGLACYEVYQTKDDRWLSVGALEPKFWSNFCKTIGKEEFIPKLGEPIDQQDVMKYEIQKVIRRKTLKDWLEAFADKDACVSPVHTLHEVIASPQVSARQMLQNIPQQTNSLQQPGIPIKLSETPGKIRSQAPEHGEHTKQILSQFGVKEK
- a CDS encoding BrxA/BrxB family bacilliredoxin, with translation MLMDFNLFMQDIVDKAREEVTSVGYEELKTPQEVDAAMKHNGTSLVMVNSTCGCAGGVARPAAANAVHYDKRPEHLYTVFAGQDREATSRAREYFEGYEPSSPSFALLKDGKILKMVERHEIESSEPHEVVNQLQNLFDEYCEEV
- a CDS encoding thiolase family protein; its protein translation is MREVVIVEAVRTPVGKRNGLLSGIRADELAAKPLKEVVKRAGISAEWIDDVILGCVSQVGEQALDIARISALMADYPVEVPGTTIDRQCGSSQQAVHFAAQAILSGDMDIVVAGGVESMSRVPIGSNRLDADFSEALTSRYEMIHQGLSADRIADKWNFSRSELDEFSLYSHRKAIQARKEGRFDKEIMPLEVKLPDGTSAPMTDDEGPREDTSLEKLSSLKPSFKEDGNITAGNSSQISDGANAILMMSREKAEELGLKPRFRVVARSVTGSDPTLMLTGPVPATEKVLKKAGLSIHDIDLFEVNEAFASVPLAWLSETGADPNRLNVNGGAIALGHPLGASGGRLMITLLHELERTGGQYGLQTMCEGHGMANATIIERLDEQ
- a CDS encoding aromatic acid exporter family protein; amino-acid sequence: MKIGYRTLKTAIGTPIAIFIAQFLQLENYISAGILVILCIKVTRKRSVLASWHRYAACLLAMGFSFAVFELLIGYHPMAIGILLLLFIPATVKLKITEGIVTSSVIILHLYGSNSITLDLIWNEVVLITVGIGTALILNLYMPSLEDNLKNMQQRVEENFRIILKEIARFLETGDESWTGREFNEAANDLEKASTLAYQDVENHLLRSHHTYHYYFRMRSKQFEVLERMLPLISRISSVNDQAKEMAGFFDDLAEGIHPGNTAHIYLDRLKKLRETFRHTELPKTREEFEVRASLFTLLNEIEQYLIIKKHTKHILK
- a CDS encoding dihydrolipoamide acetyltransferase family protein, yielding MATEKIHMPQLGESVTEGTISTWLVSEGDQVNKYDPIAEVMTDKVNAEVPSSFTGKIKELVATEGDTISVGDLMCYIETEESSETTETQAEETEAPQTEEAEDHSEEKPMKKRYSPAVLRLAQEHDIDLNHVEGSGRGGRITRKDLEKIIQTGDIPKPDSQKGSKKPKGDVSEPVKDTEKQTVSPADSVTAGDGDIEIPVTGVRKAIAQNMVRSKQEIPHAWMMVEADVTDLVKARDEQKSEFKQKEGFSLTYFAFFVKAVAQALKEYPQLNSTWAGDKIIQRKDIHLSIAVAKDQELFVPVIKNADEKSIKGIAKDIHTLASKARSGKLTQDDMQGGTFTVNNTGSFGSVQSMGVINHPQAAILQVESIVEKPVIINGMFAARHMVNLCLSLDHRILDGLVCGNFLKRLKEILENMSSDSTSVY